The following proteins are encoded in a genomic region of Micrococcaceae bacterium Sec5.8:
- a CDS encoding GDSL-type esterase/lipase family protein: MEDRKLRIVAVGDEVLAGLGDPRALGWLGRVLARTPQDALSLECYPLPCPQEGTEGLAARWFEEAGRRFSDHSENRLVVGLSGRDVEFGLSTARSRLNLANILDSASQNRIEVFVVGPPPTLDPAHNRRLGELNTAFADVTTRRKHLYVDTFSPLLNHEQWRQDLAANGGTPGQAGYGLMAWLVLHRGWFQWLKVDAPE; encoded by the coding sequence GTGGAAGATCGGAAGCTGCGGATCGTAGCCGTAGGCGATGAGGTACTGGCCGGGCTGGGGGACCCCCGTGCGCTGGGCTGGCTGGGCCGCGTCCTGGCCCGCACCCCGCAGGACGCCCTGTCCCTGGAGTGCTACCCCCTGCCCTGCCCGCAGGAAGGCACCGAGGGCCTGGCCGCCCGCTGGTTCGAGGAAGCCGGACGGCGCTTCAGCGATCACAGCGAGAACCGCCTGGTGGTCGGCCTCTCCGGCCGCGATGTCGAGTTTGGCCTTTCCACGGCCCGCAGCCGCCTCAACCTCGCCAACATCCTGGATTCCGCGTCGCAAAACAGGATTGAAGTGTTCGTCGTGGGCCCGCCCCCGACGCTTGACCCTGCCCACAACCGCCGGCTCGGAGAGCTCAACACCGCTTTCGCGGACGTCACCACCCGGCGCAAGCACCTCTACGTCGATACCTTCTCACCGCTGCTGAACCACGAGCAGTGGCGCCAGGACCTCGCTGCCAACGGCGGCACCCCCGGCCAGGCCGGCTACGGTTTGATGGCCTGGCTTGTGCTGCACCGCGGCTGGTTCCAATGGCTGAAGGTCGACGCTCCGGAGTAA
- a CDS encoding GuaB1 family IMP dehydrogenase-related protein, producing the protein MRFLTEPTTDLTYSDLFLVPSRSDVTSRLDVDLSADDGTGSAIPLVAANMTAVTGKRMAETMARRGGLAVLPQDVPLNVIRDVTAWIKTRHPVVETPVTLSPASTVIDALHLMGKRPHGAVMVVDDTGAVAGIVRAADCEGQDRFASLAAVMRVQPLVLDAELLEAANDGGSGTGLRRAFEAMDAAGTDFVPVQRDGALAGVLTRKGALRSTLYRPSLDPAGRLKVAAAVGINGDVAGRAAELLAAGVDVLVLDTAHGHQQKMFDALAAVKGLNPGVPVVAGNVVTADATRELIQAGADIVKVGVGPGAMCTTRMMTAVGRPQFSAVLECSAAARSAGGRVWADGGVRYPRDVALALAAGASQVMIGSWFAGTHESPGDLQQDAGGRYYKESFGMASARAVQNRNQREGAFEKDRKALFEEGISTSRMFIDPVRPGVEDLLDMITAGLRSSMSYAGAADLASFRERAVAGIQSAAGYEEGRPVPQSW; encoded by the coding sequence GTGCGTTTCCTGACCGAGCCCACCACCGACCTGACCTACTCGGACCTCTTCCTTGTACCGTCCCGTTCCGACGTCACCTCCCGGCTGGATGTGGATCTGTCGGCAGATGACGGAACAGGCTCGGCGATTCCCTTGGTTGCGGCCAACATGACGGCGGTGACCGGCAAACGCATGGCGGAGACGATGGCACGCCGCGGGGGCCTGGCGGTCCTGCCGCAGGACGTGCCGCTGAATGTGATCCGCGACGTGACGGCGTGGATCAAGACCCGGCACCCCGTGGTGGAAACACCGGTCACCCTCTCGCCGGCCAGTACGGTCATCGATGCCCTGCACCTGATGGGCAAGCGTCCGCACGGGGCGGTCATGGTTGTGGATGACACGGGAGCTGTAGCCGGCATCGTGCGCGCTGCGGACTGCGAAGGCCAGGACCGGTTCGCGTCCCTGGCCGCCGTGATGCGCGTCCAGCCGCTGGTACTGGATGCCGAATTGCTCGAGGCTGCCAACGACGGCGGTTCCGGCACCGGCCTGCGCCGTGCCTTTGAGGCGATGGACGCTGCCGGGACCGACTTTGTGCCGGTGCAGCGGGACGGGGCGCTGGCTGGAGTCCTGACCAGGAAGGGAGCCCTGCGCTCCACTCTTTACCGGCCGTCGCTGGATCCTGCCGGCCGGCTCAAGGTTGCCGCCGCTGTCGGGATCAATGGCGACGTTGCAGGACGTGCCGCGGAACTCCTGGCCGCCGGGGTGGACGTGCTGGTCCTCGACACCGCGCACGGCCACCAGCAAAAGATGTTCGATGCGCTGGCCGCCGTGAAGGGCCTCAACCCCGGCGTGCCGGTGGTGGCAGGGAACGTGGTGACTGCAGATGCCACCCGCGAACTCATCCAGGCCGGCGCGGACATCGTCAAGGTAGGCGTGGGACCCGGTGCCATGTGCACCACGCGCATGATGACTGCCGTGGGGCGTCCGCAGTTCTCCGCCGTGCTGGAATGCTCGGCGGCGGCCAGGTCGGCCGGCGGGCGGGTCTGGGCCGACGGCGGCGTCCGTTATCCGCGCGATGTCGCGCTGGCCCTGGCTGCCGGGGCCAGCCAGGTGATGATCGGGTCCTGGTTTGCCGGGACGCATGAGAGCCCGGGGGACCTGCAACAGGACGCCGGCGGCCGGTATTACAAGGAAAGCTTCGGCATGGCGTCCGCCCGGGCCGTACAAAACCGCAACCAGCGTGAGGGAGCCTTCGAAAAAGACCGCAAGGCGCTGTTCGAGGAAGGCATTTCCACCTCCCGGATGTTCATCGATCCGGTCCGCCCCGGCGTCGAGGATCTGTTGGACATGATCACCGCGGGCCTGCGCAGTTCCATGAGCTACGCAGGAGCGGCGGATCTCGCTTCGTTCCGGGAGCGCGCCGTGGCGGGTATCCAGTCCGCAGCCGGTTACGAGGAGGGCCGTCCTGTCCCGCAGAGCTGGTAG
- the rsrA gene encoding mycothiol system anti-sigma-R factor, with product MSDCQGLGDCDDTRMQRIYEYLDGALTREDIAEIKDHLDGCPECFEQYDLECVIRVMVKRSCTEAAPENLKNSILDRIHASNPVEA from the coding sequence ATGAGCGACTGCCAGGGACTGGGCGACTGCGACGACACCCGGATGCAACGTATCTACGAGTACCTCGACGGTGCCCTCACCCGTGAGGACATTGCCGAGATCAAGGACCACCTGGACGGCTGTCCCGAGTGCTTCGAGCAGTACGACCTCGAATGCGTCATCCGGGTCATGGTGAAGCGTTCATGTACCGAGGCCGCCCCGGAAAACCTGAAGAACTCAATCCTGGACCGCATCCACGCCAGCAATCCGGTTGAGGCCTGA
- a CDS encoding sigma-70 family RNA polymerase sigma factor, with protein sequence MSTMDPAVAATHEAVEETSAKQDAAARETIVDGQALDVTTETTEERRVRFERDAMQYVDQLYSAAMRMARNPADAEDLVQEAYTKAFSAFHQYKPGTNLKAWLYRILTNTYINLYRKRQREPLQSNSDTIEDWQLARAESHTSAGLRSAEAEALDHLPDSDVKRALQSIPEEFRLAVYFADVEGFAYKEISEIMNTPIGTVMSRLHRGRKMLRDMLADYAAERGFKAADTTAAGSNKQENRK encoded by the coding sequence ATGAGCACCATGGATCCGGCCGTTGCGGCCACGCACGAGGCCGTCGAAGAGACCAGCGCGAAGCAGGATGCTGCCGCCCGCGAGACAATCGTGGACGGGCAAGCACTGGACGTCACGACCGAAACCACCGAGGAGCGGCGGGTTCGGTTCGAACGCGACGCCATGCAGTATGTGGACCAGCTGTACTCCGCGGCCATGAGAATGGCCCGGAACCCCGCTGATGCCGAGGACCTGGTCCAGGAGGCGTATACCAAGGCGTTCTCCGCATTCCACCAGTACAAGCCCGGCACCAACTTAAAGGCCTGGCTGTACCGCATCCTGACGAACACGTACATCAACCTCTACCGCAAGCGTCAGCGCGAGCCGCTGCAGTCGAACTCGGACACCATCGAGGACTGGCAATTGGCCCGGGCCGAATCGCATACCTCCGCCGGGCTGCGCTCGGCGGAGGCCGAGGCGCTGGACCATCTGCCGGACTCGGACGTGAAGCGGGCCCTGCAGTCCATTCCTGAGGAATTCCGGCTGGCGGTCTACTTTGCCGACGTTGAGGGCTTCGCGTACAAAGAAATCTCAGAGATTATGAACACCCCGATCGGGACCGTCATGTCCCGGCTCCACCGGGGCCGGAAAATGCTGCGGGACATGCTCGCCGACTACGCCGCCGAGCGCGGATTCAAGGCCGCAGATACCACCGCGGCCGGAAGCAACAAACAGGAGAACAGGAAATGA
- a CDS encoding PadR family transcriptional regulator, protein MPPVFAHGALRLYLLALLEPGPKHGYELIKALSERFGGTYSPSAGTIYPRLAKLEEEGLVATHSEGRRTYYSITARGLVELERRRDDLAGVENDISASVRRLADNLRQDIKVNMRGLRADLAATAEAARSSARAAGSTVAALAGQRYSQEGDNRLREAEMLVQAFRDDVRVELRRHGGQRPITAVTLETVKTVLDQARISIRNSLD, encoded by the coding sequence ATGCCTCCGGTCTTCGCCCACGGGGCGCTGCGGCTCTATCTGCTTGCCCTGCTGGAGCCGGGTCCCAAGCACGGCTACGAACTTATCAAAGCACTCAGCGAACGCTTCGGTGGCACCTACTCCCCCAGCGCAGGCACCATCTACCCGCGGCTGGCCAAGCTTGAGGAGGAAGGTCTCGTCGCCACCCACTCCGAGGGGCGCCGGACCTACTACAGCATTACAGCGCGCGGGCTGGTGGAGCTCGAGCGCAGGCGCGATGACCTGGCCGGTGTGGAAAATGACATCTCCGCATCGGTCCGCCGCCTCGCTGACAACCTGCGGCAGGACATCAAGGTCAATATGCGCGGCCTGCGCGCTGATCTGGCCGCGACAGCCGAGGCGGCGCGGTCCTCGGCCCGGGCGGCCGGATCGACTGTCGCCGCCCTCGCCGGCCAACGGTATTCGCAGGAGGGCGATAACCGGCTGCGGGAGGCGGAGATGCTGGTGCAGGCTTTCCGCGACGACGTCCGGGTGGAGCTGCGGCGCCATGGCGGCCAGCGCCCGATCACGGCCGTGACCCTGGAGACCGTCAAGACGGTGTTGGACCAGGCCAGGATCTCCATCCGGAATTCCCTGGACTAG
- a CDS encoding DUF4097 family beta strand repeat-containing protein, translating to MEENTWTVTGPQTIDVDGVSALKLGIVRGRFDIVSHDDAVARIEVSEVHGDPLAISLVNGRLEVRHQLHGPQGWFKNLMGTVNNSSSNSVIISIALPAGVEVEAGTVSGDGMVSGLGGYIRLNTVSGSVLADGTSGNLSVNTVSGEVIARNHHGVLTAKSVSGEVTASGDFSNIRANTVSGDLSFDLHGFTQDFGANSVSGDVTIRLPHDVGVDIIAKSASGAVVLDNQSYKQTGGTVQTITGPDAQLMLVRTNTVSGKTSIFHGPPDTNTTEGL from the coding sequence ATGGAAGAGAACACCTGGACCGTCACCGGCCCGCAGACCATCGACGTCGACGGCGTCAGCGCGCTGAAGCTTGGCATCGTCAGGGGCCGCTTCGACATCGTCAGCCACGATGACGCCGTCGCCCGGATCGAGGTGTCCGAGGTCCACGGCGATCCGCTGGCGATCAGCCTGGTCAACGGACGCCTTGAGGTGCGGCACCAGCTGCACGGGCCGCAAGGCTGGTTCAAGAATCTCATGGGTACCGTCAACAACAGCAGCAGCAACTCGGTGATCATCAGCATCGCCCTGCCGGCCGGCGTCGAAGTCGAGGCGGGCACGGTCAGCGGCGACGGCATGGTATCCGGGTTGGGCGGTTACATCCGCCTCAACACAGTCTCCGGTTCCGTCCTGGCCGACGGCACCTCCGGCAACCTGTCCGTCAACACCGTCAGCGGCGAAGTGATCGCCCGCAACCACCACGGTGTCCTGACAGCCAAAAGCGTCTCGGGCGAGGTCACGGCCTCCGGGGATTTCAGCAATATCCGCGCCAACACCGTCAGTGGCGACCTCAGCTTCGACCTGCACGGCTTCACCCAGGACTTCGGCGCCAACTCAGTATCAGGGGATGTCACCATCCGCCTGCCGCACGACGTCGGCGTGGACATCATCGCCAAGTCTGCCAGCGGCGCCGTCGTCCTGGACAACCAGAGCTACAAACAGACCGGCGGCACCGTCCAAACCATTACGGGCCCGGACGCCCAGCTCATGCTGGTCCGGACAAATACCGTGTCAGGGAAGACGTCGATCTTCCACGGTCCGCCTGACACGAATACCACCGAAGGACTCTGA
- a CDS encoding DoxX family protein, protein MTFVRILARPMLASSFVLAGMDKLKNADDTAAQLSPLLRRAAESLPFQTNEKVLARVIGGTQVGAGVLFALGKSARLAATVLAVISALNSYVEWRSADITSKEGRDARRKQLLKNVSLTGGVLLAAVDTNGRPSLAWRAEHLAADAKKSAGHLAADVRKTTGKRLKKADKAVRKAVDHTVGA, encoded by the coding sequence ATGACCTTTGTCCGCATTCTCGCCCGGCCCATGCTCGCCTCCAGCTTTGTCCTCGCCGGCATGGACAAGCTGAAGAACGCGGACGACACTGCGGCACAGCTCTCCCCCCTTCTGCGCCGCGCGGCCGAATCCCTCCCGTTCCAGACCAACGAGAAGGTGCTCGCGCGGGTTATTGGCGGTACCCAGGTAGGAGCCGGCGTCCTGTTCGCCCTGGGTAAGTCGGCACGGCTTGCCGCCACTGTCCTGGCGGTCATCTCCGCCCTCAACAGCTACGTTGAATGGCGCAGCGCGGACATCACGTCCAAGGAGGGCCGCGATGCGCGCCGGAAGCAGTTGCTCAAGAACGTCTCACTGACCGGCGGCGTGCTGCTGGCCGCCGTCGACACCAACGGCCGCCCCAGCCTGGCCTGGCGCGCCGAGCACCTCGCCGCTGATGCCAAGAAGAGCGCCGGCCACCTCGCCGCTGACGTCAGGAAAACCACCGGCAAGCGGCTGAAGAAGGCCGACAAGGCAGTTCGCAAAGCCGTAGACCACACCGTCGGAGCCTAA
- a CDS encoding multifunctional oxoglutarate decarboxylase/oxoglutarate dehydrogenase thiamine pyrophosphate-binding subunit/dihydrolipoyllysine-residue succinyltransferase subunit: MPEQPSHRLPEEFGGNEWLVDELYERYQQDKNTVDAKWWPLFESFGADDNSSSNGASGAATVAQPSTRELPVIPPAAAQPPAPAPTPAAAPAPAAPPAPAAKKAPATVARDGSKTSEAGPGAAPIPAQLPKNIKAPTAPEEDVVSVLRGPAKAIATNMITSLEVPTATSVRAIPAKLLIDNRVVINSNLARARGGKVSFTHLIGYAVIRALAQFPSMNVYYDEVDGKPVAVQPAHVNFGIAIDMPKPDGSRLLMVPNIKKAETLNFSEFWHTYEDLIKRARAGKLTADDHSGTTVSLTNPGGIGTVHSVPRLSKGQAAIIGVGALDYPAEFQGASAKIIAQNAISKVLTLTSTYDHRVIQGAGSGEFLKLVHQLLLGAQNFYDEIFESLRIPYEPVRWSPDLQVDPADEINKVARIQQLIHAYRVRGHLMADTDPLEYVQRKHPDLDVLTYGLTLWDLDREWPTGGFGGKPMLAFRDILGVLRDAYCRTTGIEYMHIQDPEERKWFQDQLEHPYSKPSRDEQLRIVSKLNAAEAFETFLQTKFVGQKRFSLEGGESLIPLLDAIISDAADDELDEVAIGMAHRGRLNVLTNIAGKTYAQVFREFEGTQDPRSVQGSGDVKYHLGTEGTFTSDNGKQTKVYLAANPSHLEAVDSVLEGIVRAKQDLLNQGEAFPVLPIMVHGDAAFAGQGVVAETLNLSQLRGYRTGGTIHVVVNNQVGFTTAPSSSRSSTYSTDVAKMIQAPVFHVNGDDPEAVVRIGQLAYEFRQRFHKDVVIDMVCYRRRGHNEGDDPSMTQPLMYNLIEAKRSVRKLYTESLIGRGDITEEEAEQLLRDYQERLERVFAETHAAQTSPIPVITADSAAVSDLERPKSQQTDSMIGAAVSTAISAETLARIGKAHTDIPDGFTVHAKLKQLLEKRDVMSREGGIDWGFGELAAFGSLVMEGVPVRLAGQDSRRGTFVQRHAVFHDRANGDEWLPLEHLSDDQAKLSIYDSLLSEYAAMGFEYGYSVERPDALVLWEAQFGDFVNGAQTIIDEFISSAEQKWGQRSSLVLMLPHGYEGQGPDHSSARIERFLQMCAEENMIVANPTTSASHFHLLRRQAYNRPRKPLIVFTPKQLLRLKAAASSVEDFTTGTFLPVIPEHEQLQSETVERVLLVSGRLYYDLLSTRQKTGDKTTAIVRVEQLYPLPAAEIAAELAKYPNADVVWAQDEPANQGPWPFIGLTLPDALDRRVRLVSRSASASTAAGSMKRHAAEQDTLLKQAFARK, encoded by the coding sequence GTGCCAGAGCAGCCTAGCCACCGTCTACCCGAGGAATTTGGCGGAAACGAGTGGCTCGTGGACGAACTGTACGAGCGGTACCAGCAGGACAAGAACACGGTGGACGCCAAGTGGTGGCCGCTGTTCGAATCCTTCGGCGCCGACGACAATTCCTCGTCCAACGGAGCCTCAGGCGCAGCGACAGTTGCGCAGCCCTCCACCCGTGAACTCCCTGTTATCCCTCCGGCGGCAGCGCAGCCGCCGGCGCCGGCACCAACCCCTGCTGCGGCTCCTGCTCCCGCCGCACCCCCTGCTCCTGCTGCCAAGAAGGCCCCGGCCACTGTTGCCCGCGACGGCTCCAAGACGTCCGAAGCCGGACCGGGCGCAGCGCCGATTCCAGCCCAGCTGCCCAAGAACATCAAGGCCCCCACCGCCCCCGAAGAAGACGTCGTGTCCGTCCTCCGCGGCCCGGCCAAGGCAATCGCCACCAACATGATCACCAGCCTGGAGGTGCCCACCGCCACCAGCGTGCGGGCCATTCCCGCCAAGCTCCTGATCGATAACCGGGTGGTCATCAACTCCAACCTGGCCCGCGCCCGCGGCGGCAAGGTTTCCTTTACGCACCTGATCGGCTACGCCGTCATCCGTGCCCTGGCCCAGTTCCCTTCGATGAACGTCTACTACGACGAGGTCGATGGCAAGCCGGTCGCTGTCCAGCCGGCGCACGTGAACTTCGGCATCGCCATTGACATGCCCAAGCCCGACGGCAGCCGCCTGCTCATGGTGCCGAACATCAAGAAGGCGGAGACGCTGAACTTCTCCGAGTTCTGGCACACCTACGAGGACCTGATCAAGCGTGCCCGTGCCGGCAAGCTGACCGCTGATGACCACTCCGGCACCACGGTGTCGTTGACCAACCCCGGCGGCATCGGAACCGTGCACTCGGTGCCCCGCCTGTCCAAGGGCCAGGCCGCCATCATCGGCGTCGGCGCACTGGACTACCCGGCGGAATTCCAGGGTGCCAGCGCAAAGATCATCGCCCAGAACGCCATCAGCAAAGTGCTCACGCTGACCTCCACCTATGACCACCGGGTCATCCAGGGCGCCGGCAGCGGTGAGTTCCTCAAGCTGGTCCACCAGCTGCTGCTGGGCGCGCAGAACTTCTACGATGAAATCTTTGAGTCCCTGCGCATCCCGTACGAGCCCGTGCGCTGGAGTCCGGACCTGCAGGTGGATCCGGCCGACGAAATCAACAAGGTCGCCCGGATCCAGCAGCTGATCCACGCCTACCGCGTCCGCGGCCACCTCATGGCGGACACCGATCCGCTGGAGTACGTCCAACGCAAGCACCCGGACCTCGACGTCCTGACCTACGGCCTGACACTGTGGGACCTGGACCGCGAATGGCCCACCGGCGGTTTTGGCGGCAAGCCCATGCTGGCCTTCCGCGACATCCTCGGTGTTCTCCGCGACGCCTACTGCCGCACCACCGGCATCGAGTACATGCACATCCAGGACCCCGAAGAGCGCAAATGGTTCCAGGACCAGCTGGAGCACCCGTACTCCAAGCCGAGCCGCGACGAGCAGCTCCGCATTGTCTCCAAGCTCAACGCCGCCGAAGCCTTCGAGACCTTCCTGCAGACGAAGTTCGTCGGCCAGAAGCGCTTCTCGCTGGAGGGCGGCGAGTCCCTGATTCCGCTGCTGGACGCCATCATCTCCGACGCGGCCGACGACGAACTCGACGAAGTGGCGATTGGCATGGCCCACCGCGGCCGGCTGAACGTGCTCACCAACATCGCCGGCAAGACCTACGCCCAGGTCTTCCGCGAATTTGAGGGCACCCAGGATCCGCGCTCCGTCCAGGGCTCCGGTGACGTGAAGTACCACCTCGGCACCGAGGGTACGTTTACCTCGGACAACGGCAAGCAGACCAAGGTCTACCTCGCCGCCAACCCGTCCCACCTCGAGGCCGTGGACTCCGTGCTTGAAGGCATCGTCCGCGCCAAGCAGGACCTCCTGAACCAGGGCGAAGCGTTCCCCGTACTTCCGATCATGGTCCACGGCGACGCCGCCTTCGCCGGACAAGGCGTAGTAGCCGAAACGCTTAACCTCTCCCAGCTGCGTGGCTACCGGACCGGCGGCACCATCCACGTCGTCGTCAACAACCAGGTCGGTTTCACCACCGCCCCGTCATCGTCGCGTTCCTCCACCTACTCCACGGACGTCGCGAAGATGATCCAGGCACCGGTGTTCCACGTCAACGGCGATGACCCCGAGGCCGTGGTCCGCATTGGGCAACTTGCCTACGAATTCCGCCAGCGGTTCCATAAGGACGTCGTCATCGACATGGTCTGCTACCGCCGCCGCGGCCACAACGAGGGTGATGACCCCTCGATGACCCAGCCGCTGATGTACAACCTGATTGAAGCCAAGCGATCAGTCCGCAAGCTGTACACCGAATCGTTGATCGGCCGCGGCGACATCACCGAAGAGGAAGCCGAACAGCTGCTGCGCGACTACCAGGAACGGCTGGAACGGGTCTTTGCGGAAACCCATGCCGCGCAGACCTCCCCGATCCCGGTCATCACGGCCGATTCTGCGGCCGTCTCCGATCTTGAGCGCCCCAAGTCCCAGCAGACCGATTCGATGATCGGCGCTGCGGTGTCCACTGCGATTTCGGCCGAGACGCTCGCCCGCATCGGCAAGGCCCACACCGACATTCCGGATGGTTTCACGGTCCACGCCAAGCTCAAGCAGCTGCTGGAAAAGCGCGACGTCATGTCCCGTGAAGGCGGCATTGACTGGGGCTTCGGTGAGCTCGCGGCCTTCGGTTCGCTCGTCATGGAAGGCGTCCCTGTCCGGCTCGCCGGCCAGGACTCGCGCCGCGGCACCTTCGTGCAGCGCCACGCCGTCTTCCACGACCGCGCCAACGGCGACGAGTGGCTGCCGTTGGAACACCTCTCCGACGACCAGGCAAAGCTGTCGATCTACGATTCCCTGCTCTCCGAATACGCGGCCATGGGCTTTGAATACGGCTACTCGGTGGAGCGCCCGGATGCCCTGGTGCTGTGGGAAGCGCAATTTGGTGACTTCGTCAACGGCGCGCAGACCATTATCGATGAGTTCATCTCCTCCGCCGAGCAGAAGTGGGGCCAGCGTTCCTCGCTGGTACTCATGCTTCCGCACGGCTACGAAGGCCAGGGCCCGGACCACTCCTCCGCCCGGATCGAACGCTTCCTGCAGATGTGCGCGGAAGAAAACATGATCGTGGCCAACCCCACCACCTCGGCGTCACACTTCCACTTGCTGCGCCGCCAGGCGTACAACCGGCCGCGGAAGCCGCTCATCGTGTTCACGCCCAAGCAGCTGCTCCGGTTGAAGGCCGCCGCGTCGTCCGTCGAGGACTTCACCACCGGCACCTTCCTGCCCGTCATCCCGGAGCACGAGCAGCTGCAGTCTGAAACGGTGGAACGTGTCCTGCTGGTTTCGGGCCGCCTGTACTACGACCTGCTGTCCACCCGGCAGAAGACCGGGGACAAGACGACGGCTATCGTCAGGGTCGAGCAGCTGTACCCGCTGCCGGCTGCCGAGATCGCCGCAGAGCTGGCCAAGTACCCGAATGCGGACGTTGTCTGGGCGCAGGACGAGCCCGCGAACCAGGGCCCGTGGCCGTTTATCGGCCTCACCCTTCCGGACGCCCTGGACCGCCGTGTCCGCCTCGTTTCCCGTTCCGCCTCGGCGTCCACCGCGGCGGGATCGATGAAACGCCACGCAGCGGAGCAGGACACGCTGCTCAAGCAGGCGTTCGCACGGAAGTAG
- the aroA gene encoding 3-phosphoshikimate 1-carboxyvinyltransferase gives MAGTTPHAAAVPVHPDDAALWQAPLAGRPVDATLTLPGSKSLTNRYLVLAALADGPSRLRAPLHSRDSALMIEALRRLGATITEVPGDGGFGPDLTIKPISQDASADPAEVDCGLAGTVMRFVPPVAALRRGVTVFDGDPHARNRPMGPIIEALTGLGVHVGAPAGGRASSLPFAVAGTGDVRGGHLVIDATASSQFVSALLLAGARFADGLHLEHRSTQTPGEPVPSLDHINMTVAVLRGAGVAVDDSRPNHWVVSPGPIRAFDVRIEQDLSNAGPFLAAALATRGTVRIPNWPLETTQVGDQWRSILTRMGATVTLSGGTLAVTGGPEIKGADFDGTSELAPTVAALCALASGPSQLTGIAHLRGHETDRLAALVAEINRLGGDAEETADGLLIRPAPLHGGVVHSYADHRMATAGAILGLAVPGVQVEDIGTTAKTMPDFPALWAAMLVQVSSAESSRTDRDAHGGTQH, from the coding sequence ATGGCAGGCACCACCCCCCACGCTGCCGCCGTCCCTGTTCACCCGGACGACGCCGCCCTCTGGCAGGCTCCCCTGGCCGGCCGCCCGGTGGACGCCACGCTCACCCTTCCCGGGTCAAAGTCGCTGACCAACCGGTACCTCGTGCTGGCGGCCCTCGCCGACGGCCCGTCACGGCTGCGGGCGCCCCTGCACTCCCGGGACTCCGCCCTCATGATCGAGGCACTGCGGCGGCTCGGGGCCACCATCACGGAGGTGCCAGGCGACGGCGGCTTCGGTCCGGATCTCACCATCAAGCCCATCAGCCAGGACGCGTCCGCGGATCCGGCCGAGGTTGACTGCGGGCTTGCCGGGACCGTCATGCGGTTCGTCCCGCCCGTCGCGGCCCTGCGCCGCGGTGTGACCGTATTCGACGGCGATCCGCACGCGCGCAATCGACCCATGGGCCCGATTATCGAGGCCCTCACCGGCCTGGGCGTGCACGTCGGCGCGCCAGCCGGCGGCCGGGCCTCCTCGCTGCCGTTTGCCGTCGCCGGCACCGGCGACGTGCGCGGCGGACACCTTGTCATCGATGCCACCGCATCCTCGCAGTTTGTCTCGGCCCTGCTTCTCGCCGGCGCACGCTTTGCTGACGGACTGCACCTTGAGCACCGCAGCACGCAAACGCCCGGCGAACCCGTCCCCAGCCTGGACCATATCAACATGACCGTCGCTGTGCTGCGCGGAGCCGGCGTGGCTGTTGATGATTCCCGCCCAAACCACTGGGTTGTCTCACCGGGGCCGATCCGCGCCTTCGACGTCCGGATCGAACAGGATCTTTCCAATGCCGGCCCCTTCCTGGCAGCAGCTCTCGCTACCCGCGGCACCGTCCGCATCCCCAACTGGCCGCTGGAGACCACCCAGGTCGGCGATCAGTGGCGCAGCATCCTCACGAGGATGGGTGCCACGGTGACGCTCTCCGGCGGCACCCTGGCCGTCACCGGCGGACCGGAGATCAAGGGCGCGGACTTCGACGGGACCAGCGAACTCGCCCCGACGGTCGCCGCCCTCTGCGCCCTCGCCAGCGGACCTTCGCAGCTGACCGGCATTGCCCACCTCCGCGGGCACGAGACAGACCGGCTGGCCGCGCTTGTCGCAGAGATCAACCGCCTGGGCGGGGACGCCGAGGAGACGGCCGACGGCCTGCTCATCCGGCCCGCGCCGCTGCATGGCGGCGTGGTCCACAGCTACGCCGACCACCGCATGGCCACCGCCGGCGCCATCCTGGGCCTGGCCGTACCGGGCGTCCAGGTCGAGGACATCGGCACGACGGCCAAGACCATGCCGGACTTCCCGGCACTGTGGGCCGCCATGCTCGTCCAGGTCTCCTCCGCTGAATCCAGCCGCACAGACAGGGACGCCCACGGTGGCACGCAGCACTGA